The following coding sequences lie in one Deltaproteobacteria bacterium genomic window:
- a CDS encoding hemerythrin domain-containing protein, protein MSAAIFEALRKDHETQRDLLARLAETQGDTPTRRELFAMLASELEAHATAEEKSLYAALMTVDGGQEVARHSVAEHKELSDLLDAVRETEFSSPAWLGKLAKLSERVHHHLDEEEHEVFQQAGRILTDGHKATLEPIFSNARAAEA, encoded by the coding sequence ATGTCTGCCGCCATCTTCGAAGCGCTCCGCAAGGACCACGAGACCCAGCGCGACCTGCTCGCGCGGCTCGCCGAGACCCAGGGTGACACGCCCACGCGCCGCGAGCTGTTCGCCATGCTCGCGTCCGAGCTCGAGGCCCACGCGACCGCCGAAGAGAAGAGCCTGTACGCCGCGCTGATGACCGTCGACGGCGGCCAGGAGGTCGCGCGCCACTCGGTCGCGGAGCACAAGGAGCTGTCCGACCTGCTCGATGCCGTGCGTGAGACCGAGTTCAGCAGCCCAGCTTGGCTCGGCAAGCTCGCCAAGCTGTCCGAGCGCGTGCACCACCACCTCGACGAAGAGGAGCACGAGGTGTTCCAGCAGGCCGGACGCATCCTCACCGATGGCCACAAGGCCACGCTCGAGCCCATCTTCAGCAATGCCCGTGCCGCCGAGGCGTGA